In one Mycobacterium sp. NBC_00419 genomic region, the following are encoded:
- the proC gene encoding pyrroline-5-carboxylate reductase: protein MARIAIIGGGSMGEALLAGLLRAGRQVKDLVIAERMPERSGYLAEKYSVRVASVTEAVETAAFVIVAVKPADAESVVEQIADAAARAESNSVEQVLVSVVAGVTIGFYESRLPAGSPVIRVMPNAPALVGAGVSALARGRFATAEHLAEVSSLFECVGSVLTVPESQLDAVTAVSGSGPAYFFHFVEALVDAAVANGLSRAVATDLAVQTMAGSAAMLLERIEDERSAGGDAGLDTTPARLRAMVTSPGGTTAAGLRELERGGVRAAVLAAIDGAKTRSEQLGITSE from the coding sequence ATGGCCAGAATCGCGATCATCGGCGGCGGCAGTATGGGCGAGGCCCTCCTTGCGGGGCTGCTTCGGGCGGGGCGCCAAGTCAAGGACCTCGTCATTGCCGAGCGGATGCCCGAGCGCTCCGGCTATCTGGCGGAGAAGTACTCGGTACGGGTCGCCTCGGTCACCGAAGCGGTGGAGACGGCGGCCTTCGTCATCGTCGCCGTCAAGCCTGCCGACGCCGAATCCGTGGTCGAGCAGATCGCCGACGCCGCCGCCCGGGCCGAGAGCAACAGCGTCGAGCAGGTCCTGGTCTCGGTGGTGGCCGGGGTGACGATCGGCTTCTACGAGTCCCGGCTGCCCGCCGGAAGCCCGGTGATCCGGGTGATGCCCAACGCGCCGGCTCTGGTCGGTGCGGGCGTCAGCGCGCTGGCAAGGGGCCGCTTCGCCACGGCTGAACACCTCGCCGAGGTCTCCTCGCTGTTCGAGTGCGTCGGCAGCGTCTTGACGGTGCCGGAGAGCCAGCTGGACGCGGTCACCGCGGTGTCCGGTTCGGGGCCCGCGTACTTCTTCCATTTCGTCGAGGCTCTGGTCGATGCAGCGGTCGCCAACGGCCTCAGCCGGGCCGTCGCGACCGATCTGGCGGTCCAGACGATGGCCGGATCGGCGGCAATGCTGCTCGAACGCATCGAGGACGAGCGCTCGGCCGGTGGTGACGCGGGCCTGGATACCACCCCCGCCAGGCTGCGCGCCATGGTCACGTCCCCCGGTGGCACCACTGCCGCTGGCCTGCGGGAACTCGAGCGCGGTGGGGTGCGGGCCGCGGTGCTGGCTGCCATCGATGGCGCAAAAACACGCTCTGAGCAGCTAGGAATTACATCAGAGTAG
- a CDS encoding response regulator transcription factor, which translates to MTNVLIVEDEESLADPLAFLLRKEGFEATVVGDGPSALAEFDRAGADIVLLDLMLPGMTGTDVCKQLRARSSVPVIMVTARDSEIDKVVGLELGADDYVTKPYSARELIARIRAVLRRGTEADDSTLGDAILEAGPVRMDVERHVVTVNGDPITLPLKEFDLLEYLMRNSGRVLTRGQLIDRVWGADYVGDTKTLDVHVKRLRSKIEADPANPVHLVTVRGLGYKLEG; encoded by the coding sequence ATGACCAATGTTTTGATCGTCGAGGACGAGGAGTCGCTGGCCGACCCGCTGGCGTTCCTGCTCCGCAAAGAGGGTTTCGAGGCCACCGTCGTGGGTGACGGGCCGTCTGCGCTGGCCGAATTCGACCGGGCTGGCGCCGACATCGTGCTGCTGGATCTGATGCTGCCCGGTATGACCGGCACCGACGTCTGTAAGCAGCTGCGCGCCCGATCCAGCGTGCCGGTGATCATGGTGACCGCCCGCGACAGTGAGATCGACAAGGTGGTGGGGCTCGAACTCGGCGCCGACGACTACGTCACCAAGCCGTACTCGGCGCGCGAGCTGATCGCCCGCATCCGCGCGGTGCTGCGTCGCGGAACCGAGGCTGACGACTCCACCCTCGGCGATGCCATCCTGGAGGCCGGCCCGGTGCGGATGGACGTCGAACGGCACGTCGTCACCGTCAACGGCGATCCGATTACGTTGCCGCTCAAGGAGTTCGATCTCCTCGAGTACCTGATGCGCAACAGCGGCCGGGTGCTGACCCGCGGCCAGTTGATCGACCGGGTGTGGGGCGCCGACTACGTCGGCGACACCAAGACCCTCGACGTGCACGTCAAGCGGCTGCGATCGAAGATCGAGGCCGACCCCGCCAACCCGGTGCATCTGGTCACCGTGCGCGGCCTGGGCTACAAGCTGGAGGGCTGA
- a CDS encoding sugar phosphate isomerase/epimerase family protein, whose amino-acid sequence MRPAIKVGLSTASVYPLRTEAAFEYAAELGYDGVELMVWAETVSQDVGAIAKLSRRYNMPVLSVHAPCLLISQRVWGANPIPKLTRSVQAAERLGAQTVVVHPPFRWQRRYADGFSDQVAELETRSDVMVAVENMFPFRADRFFGSGQPSIERMRKRGGRPGVGVSAFAPSYDPLDGNHAHYTLDLSHTATAGTDALDMASRMGAGLVHLHLCDGSGASTDEHLVPGHGSQPTVEVCQMLAGSDFAGHVVLEVTTSGARTKAEREALLSESLQFARTHLLR is encoded by the coding sequence GTGCGCCCAGCCATCAAGGTCGGTCTCTCGACGGCCTCGGTCTATCCGCTGAGGACCGAGGCCGCATTCGAGTACGCCGCCGAGTTGGGCTACGACGGGGTCGAGCTCATGGTGTGGGCCGAGACCGTCAGCCAGGACGTCGGGGCGATCGCGAAGCTGTCCCGTCGCTACAACATGCCGGTGCTGTCGGTGCACGCGCCGTGTCTGCTGATCTCCCAACGGGTTTGGGGCGCCAACCCGATCCCGAAACTCACCCGCAGTGTCCAGGCGGCCGAGCGCCTCGGTGCACAGACCGTCGTGGTGCACCCCCCGTTTCGCTGGCAGCGGCGTTACGCCGACGGGTTCAGCGATCAGGTCGCCGAACTCGAGACCCGCAGCGACGTCATGGTCGCGGTGGAGAACATGTTCCCGTTCCGCGCCGACCGGTTCTTCGGTTCGGGCCAGCCCTCCATCGAGCGGATGCGCAAACGCGGTGGACGTCCCGGGGTGGGTGTCTCGGCGTTCGCGCCGTCCTACGACCCCCTGGACGGTAACCACGCGCACTACACGCTCGACCTGTCGCACACGGCGACCGCAGGCACCGACGCGCTCGACATGGCCAGCAGGATGGGTGCGGGCCTGGTTCACCTTCATCTGTGTGACGGCAGCGGTGCGTCCACCGACGAGCACCTGGTGCCCGGGCACGGCAGCCAGCCCACCGTCGAGGTGTGCCAGATGCTGGCGGGCAGTGACTTCGCCGGACACGTCGTGCTGGAGGTGACCACGTCCGGCGCGCGTACCAAGGCCGAGCGGGAGGCGTTGCTGAGCGAGTCGCTACAGTTCGCTCGAACACACCTGTTGCGCTGA
- a CDS encoding sensor histidine kinase, producing MSVVSVALLVTVAALGALALGLGIGAGLTPRILERRQRRAITEAGITVSQMLQHVVALAPIGMVVVDSMRDVVFINDRAVELGLVRDRLLDERAWKAAQHTLSTGEDVEVDLSPPRRAPAGRSGLSVRGHVRLLSEQDPRFAVVYLDDQSEQARMEASRRDFVANVSHELKTPVAAMGVLAEALLESTDDPDTVHRFGEKILTESQRLASMVGELIELSRLQGAEPLPELEVVDVDSVVSEAISRHKVAADTADIMVTTDAPSGLQVLGDQGLLATALANLISNAIAYSPDGSRVSISRRRRGENVEIAVTDRGIGIARADQERVFERFFRADKARSRATGGTGLGLAIVKHVAANHNGTIRLWSQPGTGSTFTLSIPAYTDNDDEPTNLTARDEEKEIQ from the coding sequence GTGAGTGTTGTTTCGGTGGCACTACTGGTCACCGTCGCGGCGCTAGGTGCGCTCGCGCTTGGTCTCGGTATCGGGGCCGGACTCACCCCACGCATCCTCGAGCGCAGACAGCGCCGGGCGATCACCGAAGCCGGCATCACCGTCTCCCAGATGTTGCAGCATGTGGTGGCGCTGGCCCCGATCGGCATGGTCGTCGTCGACAGCATGCGCGACGTGGTGTTCATCAACGACCGAGCGGTGGAGCTGGGTCTGGTGCGTGACCGGTTGCTCGACGAGCGGGCCTGGAAGGCCGCCCAGCACACACTGTCCACCGGCGAGGACGTCGAGGTCGACCTGTCGCCCCCGCGGCGGGCCCCTGCGGGCCGATCCGGTCTGTCGGTGCGCGGCCACGTGCGGTTGCTCAGCGAGCAGGATCCGCGCTTCGCCGTGGTCTACCTCGACGACCAGTCCGAGCAGGCCCGTATGGAGGCCAGCAGGCGCGACTTCGTCGCCAATGTCAGCCACGAACTCAAGACCCCGGTCGCCGCGATGGGCGTGCTGGCCGAGGCTCTGCTGGAATCCACCGACGACCCCGACACTGTGCACCGCTTCGGCGAGAAGATCCTCACCGAGTCCCAGCGGCTGGCCAGTATGGTCGGTGAGCTGATCGAGCTGTCCCGGCTGCAGGGCGCCGAGCCGCTGCCAGAACTCGAGGTGGTCGACGTCGATAGTGTTGTCAGCGAAGCGATTTCGCGGCACAAGGTGGCCGCTGACACCGCCGACATCATGGTGACCACCGATGCCCCGAGCGGTTTGCAGGTGCTCGGCGACCAGGGCCTGTTGGCCACCGCGCTGGCCAACCTGATCTCCAATGCGATCGCGTACTCCCCGGATGGGTCCCGGGTGTCGATCTCGCGGCGCCGTCGTGGCGAAAACGTCGAGATCGCTGTCACCGACCGCGGGATCGGCATCGCCCGCGCCGATCAGGAGCGCGTCTTCGAACGGTTCTTCCGCGCCGACAAGGCCCGCTCGCGCGCTACCGGCGGCACGGGATTGGGGCTGGCCATCGTCAAGCACGTGGCGGCCAACCACAACGGCACCATCCGGCTGTGGAGCCAGCCCGGCACCGGTTCGACCTTCACCCTGTCCATTCCCGCCTACACCGACAACGACGACGAGCCGACCAACCTGACGGCCCGTGACGAGGAGAAAGAAATCCAATGA
- a CDS encoding thioesterase family protein codes for MIPRFGDVMALRPLDDGRVGFAGNLNEHWTIGPKIHGGVMLALCAKAAREAYGDGGGTGAPFEPVAVSADFLSAPDPGAVELITTVRKRGRRIGLVDVELSQGDRVCVRTVVTLGEPEHLAEPLLSANPVTPLMDPEPPPGVEPIGPGHPAADINHLARGCDIRPDQTPTFTDAGAPVFKIWVRPKDGPVDVLFALMCGDISLPVSFVVQRRGWAPTVQLTAYLRGMPADGWLRVVCTAAQIGQDWFDEDHTVVDSTGRIIVQTRQLALVPTQ; via the coding sequence ATGATCCCCCGGTTCGGTGACGTGATGGCGTTGCGTCCACTCGATGACGGCCGCGTCGGCTTCGCGGGAAACCTCAACGAGCACTGGACAATTGGACCCAAGATCCACGGCGGCGTGATGTTGGCGCTGTGCGCCAAGGCGGCCCGCGAAGCCTATGGGGACGGCGGCGGCACCGGCGCCCCGTTCGAACCCGTCGCGGTGTCGGCAGATTTCCTGTCCGCACCCGATCCCGGTGCGGTCGAGCTGATCACCACGGTGCGCAAGCGCGGCCGTCGGATCGGTCTGGTCGACGTCGAACTCAGCCAGGGGGACCGCGTATGCGTGCGGACCGTGGTCACCCTCGGGGAGCCCGAACACCTCGCCGAGCCGCTGTTGTCGGCCAACCCGGTGACCCCACTGATGGACCCCGAGCCGCCGCCCGGCGTCGAGCCGATCGGGCCGGGCCACCCTGCGGCCGACATCAACCACCTGGCCCGCGGCTGTGACATCCGTCCCGACCAGACCCCGACCTTCACCGACGCCGGTGCACCGGTCTTCAAGATCTGGGTGCGGCCCAAGGACGGGCCCGTCGACGTGCTGTTCGCCCTCATGTGCGGCGACATCTCGCTGCCCGTCTCGTTCGTGGTGCAGCGCCGCGGCTGGGCGCCCACCGTGCAGTTGACCGCCTATCTGCGTGGCATGCCGGCCGACGGGTGGTTGCGGGTGGTGTGCACGGCGGCCCAGATCGGCCAGGACTGGTTTGACGAGGACCACACAGTGGTCGACAGCACCGGGCGCATCATCGTGCAGACGCGCCAACTGGCCCTCGTGCCGACTCAGTAA
- a CDS encoding sugar transferase: MIICLAVAAGQLRFASQPPDLGFPWPGSPELGYTVVSVVLAMLWMTFLSLVGSRSPRVVGHGSEEYAIIALATFQLFGLVAIISMLLHIELSRGYLAIALPLGVVGLMFSRRYWRRKTSRRRMRGEDLTSVLVVGTPKVAAEIATTFAKDPEAGYQVVGICTPTGPLDDADTVTVGSTAIPVVGMDEAVVDAVRRTGVGTVALAATEHLRHTEIRRLIWELDSLGVDLIVAPGLVDVAEQRLRSRPVAGMAMLEVTKPQYNRANSQAKRAFDIAFTAVVLLVMSPVFLAAALAVRLSSPGPVFYVSERIGLNGTTFKMFKFRSMFDGSDARAAAMIAATESNPLFWKVKNDPRVTPVGRFLRKFSIDELPQFLNVLRGEMSVVGPRPQVRREVDSYDDLVRRRLAVKPGLTGLWQVSGRSNLQIEDAVRLDLTYVENWSLWQDLVIIAKTVRAVLYSDGAY, translated from the coding sequence GTGATCATTTGCCTGGCCGTCGCGGCCGGGCAACTGCGCTTCGCCAGCCAGCCGCCTGACCTCGGCTTCCCCTGGCCGGGCTCGCCCGAGTTGGGCTACACCGTCGTCTCCGTGGTGCTTGCCATGCTGTGGATGACGTTCCTGAGCCTCGTCGGCAGCCGGTCGCCCCGGGTCGTCGGCCACGGCAGCGAGGAATACGCGATCATCGCGCTGGCCACCTTCCAGCTGTTCGGGCTCGTGGCCATCATCTCGATGTTGCTGCACATCGAACTGTCCCGCGGCTACCTCGCCATCGCCCTGCCACTCGGCGTGGTGGGCCTGATGTTCAGCAGGCGCTACTGGCGCCGCAAGACCTCGCGTCGCCGGATGCGTGGCGAGGACCTCACCTCGGTGCTCGTGGTCGGTACACCGAAGGTGGCCGCCGAGATCGCCACCACCTTCGCCAAGGATCCTGAGGCCGGCTACCAGGTGGTCGGTATCTGCACCCCGACCGGCCCCCTCGACGACGCCGACACCGTCACCGTCGGAAGCACCGCCATCCCGGTCGTCGGGATGGACGAGGCCGTCGTCGACGCGGTCCGCAGGACCGGCGTCGGAACGGTGGCGCTGGCCGCGACCGAGCACCTGCGCCACACCGAGATCCGCCGCCTGATCTGGGAACTGGACTCACTGGGCGTCGACCTCATCGTCGCCCCCGGTCTGGTCGATGTCGCCGAGCAGCGGCTGCGCAGCCGCCCGGTGGCGGGCATGGCGATGCTCGAGGTCACCAAGCCGCAGTACAACCGGGCCAACTCGCAGGCCAAGCGGGCGTTCGACATCGCATTCACCGCGGTGGTGCTGCTCGTCATGTCGCCGGTGTTCCTGGCCGCGGCACTGGCGGTGCGGCTGTCGAGCCCTGGCCCGGTCTTCTACGTCTCCGAACGCATCGGCCTCAACGGCACCACGTTCAAGATGTTCAAGTTCCGCAGCATGTTCGACGGCTCGGACGCCCGCGCGGCCGCCATGATCGCGGCCACCGAGAGCAACCCGCTGTTCTGGAAGGTCAAGAACGACCCGCGCGTCACGCCGGTGGGCAGGTTCCTGCGCAAGTTCAGCATCGACGAACTGCCTCAGTTCCTCAACGTGCTGCGCGGTGAGATGAGCGTGGTGGGTCCGCGGCCGCAGGTGCGCCGCGAGGTCGACTCCTACGACGACCTGGTGCGCCGCCGGCTGGCAGTCAAGCCGGGCCTGACCGGCCTGTGGCAGGTCAGCGGACGGTCCAACCTCCAGATCGAGGACGCGGTGCGCCTGGACCTCACCTACGTCGAGAACTGGTCACTGTGGCAGGACCTGGTGATCATCGCCAAGACGGTGCGCGCCGTGCTGTACAGCGACGGCGCCTACTGA
- a CDS encoding Ppx/GppA phosphatase family protein, whose translation MRLGVLDVGSNTVHLLVVDAHRGGHPTPMSSTKAALRLAEAIDDSGKLTRRGADKLVDTVDEFAKIAASSGCADLMAFATSAVRDAKNSEDVLARVLAETGVNLQVLSGTNESRLTFLAVRRWYGWSAGRIINLDIGGGSLELSNGVDEAPEVAMSLPLGAGRLTREWIPDDPPGRRRVAMLRDWLDNELAESAAAVLAAGEPDLAVATSKTFRSLARLTGAAPSGAGPRVKRTLTANGLRQLISFISRMTTADRAELEGVSAERAPQIVAGALVAEASMRALSLEYVDICPWALREGIILRRLDSEADGTALVETSVGDAKSKNFDRPTPARSRGTR comes from the coding sequence GTGCGACTCGGGGTGCTCGACGTGGGCAGCAATACGGTTCATCTGTTGGTGGTCGACGCCCATCGGGGCGGTCATCCCACCCCGATGAGTTCGACGAAGGCGGCGCTACGTCTGGCCGAGGCCATCGACGACTCCGGCAAGCTCACCCGCCGCGGTGCCGACAAGCTCGTTGACACCGTCGACGAATTCGCCAAGATCGCGGCGAGTTCGGGGTGCGCGGACCTGATGGCATTCGCCACCTCGGCGGTGCGCGACGCCAAGAACTCCGAAGACGTGCTGGCCCGGGTGCTGGCCGAGACCGGGGTCAACCTGCAGGTGCTCTCGGGCACCAACGAATCGCGGCTGACCTTCTTGGCGGTGCGCCGGTGGTACGGCTGGAGTGCGGGCCGGATCATCAACCTCGACATCGGCGGCGGCTCGCTGGAGTTGTCCAACGGTGTCGACGAGGCGCCCGAGGTCGCGATGTCGCTGCCGTTGGGTGCCGGCCGGCTCACCCGCGAGTGGATTCCGGACGATCCGCCGGGGCGGCGGCGGGTGGCGATGCTGCGCGACTGGCTGGACAACGAACTCGCCGAGTCCGCCGCGGCGGTCCTGGCGGCGGGGGAGCCCGACCTGGCTGTGGCGACCTCCAAGACGTTCCGGTCGCTGGCCCGGCTCACCGGAGCCGCGCCGTCGGGAGCCGGTCCGAGGGTGAAGCGCACGCTCACCGCCAACGGCCTGAGGCAACTCATATCTTTCATCTCTAGGATGACCACGGCTGACCGGGCCGAGCTGGAAGGAGTCAGCGCCGAGCGTGCGCCGCAGATCGTTGCGGGTGCGCTGGTGGCGGAGGCGAGTATGCGAGCACTGTCGTTGGAGTACGTCGACATCTGTCCGTGGGCGCTGCGTGAGGGCATCATCCTGCGGCGACTCGACAGCGAAGCCGATGGAACCGCCCTGGTGGAAACATCGGTGGGGGATGCTAAAAGCAAGAACTTTGATCGGCCGACTCCCGCCCGATCGAGAGGCACACGATGA
- a CDS encoding phosphoglyceromutase, whose translation MASDPAATLILLRHGESEWNALNLFTGWVDVDLTDKGRAEAVRGGTLLAEQGVLPDVLYTSLLRRAITTAHLALDAADRLWIPVQRDWRLNERHYGALQGLDKAETKEKYGDEQFMLWRRSYDTPPPPIEKGSKYSQDADPRYADIGGGPLTECLADVVARFVPYFEDTVVPDLRAGKTVLIVAHGNSLRALVKYLDGMSEDDVVGLNIPTGIPLRYDLDADLKPLVAGGTYLDPEAAAAGAAAVANQGAK comes from the coding sequence ATGGCTTCAGATCCTGCGGCGACCCTGATCCTGCTCCGGCACGGCGAGAGCGAATGGAATGCGCTCAACCTGTTCACCGGCTGGGTGGACGTCGACCTGACCGACAAGGGCCGCGCCGAGGCGGTGCGTGGCGGTACGTTGCTGGCCGAACAGGGCGTGCTGCCCGATGTCCTGTACACCTCGTTGCTGCGACGCGCGATCACGACCGCGCACCTGGCGCTGGATGCCGCGGACCGGCTGTGGATTCCGGTGCAGCGCGACTGGCGGCTCAACGAGCGCCACTACGGCGCGTTGCAGGGCCTGGACAAGGCCGAAACCAAGGAGAAGTACGGCGACGAGCAGTTCATGCTGTGGCGCCGCAGCTACGACACCCCGCCGCCGCCCATCGAGAAGGGCAGCAAGTACAGCCAGGACGCCGACCCGCGCTACGCCGATATCGGCGGCGGCCCGCTGACCGAATGCCTGGCAGACGTGGTCGCCCGGTTCGTGCCCTACTTCGAAGACACCGTCGTGCCGGACCTGCGGGCGGGCAAGACGGTGCTGATCGTCGCGCACGGCAATTCGCTGCGGGCGTTGGTGAAGTACCTCGACGGCATGTCCGAGGACGACGTCGTGGGCCTGAACATCCCGACCGGGATTCCGCTGCGGTACGACCTGGACGCCGACCTCAAGCCCCTGGTGGCCGGCGGCACCTACCTCGATCCCGAGGCCGCCGCGGCCGGTGCGGCCGCAGTCGCCAACCAGGGCGCAAAGTAG
- a CDS encoding SDR family oxidoreductase: MESGGTDTELPHYPKVVLVTGACRFLGGYLTARLVQNPMINKVIAVDAIAPSKDLLRRMGRAEFVRADIRNPFIAKVIRNGDVDTVVHAAAASYAPRSGGRATLKEINVMGAMQLFAACQKAPSVRRVILKSTSEVYGSHPHDPVVYTEDSSSRRPPGEGFARDSIDIEGYARGLGRRRPDIAVTILRLANMIGPAMDTALSRYLAGPLVPTVLGHDARLQLLHEQDALGALERATTAGKPGTFNVGADGIIMMSQAIRRSGRIALPVPSVGVWAMDSLRRATRNSELNRDQMEWLSYGRVMDTTRMRAELGFAPKWTTMEAFDDYVRGRGLTPIIDPKWVRSVETRAVAVAQRWGG; this comes from the coding sequence ATGGAATCCGGCGGCACCGACACGGAGTTACCGCATTACCCCAAGGTTGTGCTGGTCACAGGTGCCTGCCGTTTTCTCGGTGGCTATCTGACTGCGCGTTTGGTGCAGAACCCGATGATCAACAAGGTCATCGCCGTCGACGCCATCGCCCCCAGTAAGGACCTACTTCGCCGGATGGGCCGCGCCGAATTCGTGCGTGCTGACATCAGGAACCCCTTCATCGCCAAGGTGATTCGAAATGGGGACGTCGACACCGTGGTGCATGCCGCCGCGGCGTCGTATGCGCCCCGTTCCGGCGGCCGCGCCACGTTGAAGGAAATCAACGTGATGGGCGCCATGCAGCTGTTCGCGGCCTGCCAGAAGGCGCCGTCGGTGCGGCGGGTGATCCTCAAGTCCACCTCCGAGGTCTACGGTTCGCATCCGCATGACCCGGTGGTCTACACCGAGGACAGCAGCAGCCGTCGGCCCCCGGGTGAAGGCTTCGCCCGCGACAGCATCGACATCGAGGGCTATGCCCGCGGTCTGGGCCGGCGTCGGCCCGACATCGCCGTGACGATCCTGCGGCTGGCCAACATGATCGGCCCCGCGATGGACACCGCGCTCTCGCGTTACCTGGCCGGCCCGCTGGTGCCGACCGTGCTCGGCCACGATGCCCGGCTGCAGCTGTTGCACGAACAGGACGCGCTCGGCGCCCTGGAGCGGGCCACGACTGCGGGCAAGCCGGGCACGTTCAACGTCGGGGCCGACGGGATCATCATGATGTCGCAGGCGATCCGGCGTTCTGGGCGCATCGCGCTTCCGGTGCCCAGCGTGGGGGTGTGGGCGATGGATTCGTTGCGACGGGCCACCAGGAACTCCGAACTCAACCGCGACCAGATGGAGTGGCTGAGTTACGGCCGGGTCATGGACACCACCCGAATGCGCGCCGAGTTGGGTTTTGCTCCGAAGTGGACGACGATGGAGGCATTCGACGACTACGTGCGCGGCCGAGGTTTGACACCGATCATCGACCCGAAATGGGTACGCTCGGTGGAGACCCGCGCGGTCGCCGTTGCGCAGCGATGGGGTGGCTGA
- a CDS encoding helix-turn-helix domain-containing protein, with protein MTSMNGPSARDAAGGKSARDAGGADAQPVARAQFLTVAEVASLMRVSKMTVYRLVHNGELPAVRVGRSFRVHAKAVHDLLETSYFDAG; from the coding sequence ATGACGTCTATGAACGGGCCATCGGCGCGGGACGCGGCTGGCGGAAAATCGGCGCGGGATGCCGGTGGCGCTGACGCGCAGCCAGTCGCTCGAGCTCAATTTCTCACCGTCGCTGAAGTGGCTTCGCTCATGCGGGTCAGCAAGATGACGGTCTACCGGCTCGTGCACAACGGAGAGCTGCCCGCCGTCCGGGTCGGCCGCTCGTTCCGGGTGCACGCCAAGGCCGTCCACGACCTGCTGGAGACGTCGTACTTCGACGCTGGTTAA
- a CDS encoding 30S ribosomal protein bS22 — protein sequence MGSVIKKRRKRMSKKKHRKLLRRTRVQRRKLGK from the coding sequence ATGGGTTCAGTCATTAAGAAGCGGCGTAAGCGCATGTCGAAGAAGAAGCACCGCAAGCTGCTGCGTCGTACCCGGGTTCAGCGCAGAAAATTGGGCAAGTAG
- a CDS encoding lysophospholipid acyltransferase family protein: MAGESKAKVIPLHSNSTRAAAARRASQRADAARRHPSLLSDSGTRASADDIAAVVREIDARRGAAGIGRAEGEPNELAQRISAVADFLRKRLSGDYTVDEFGFDPQFNKALVMPLLRFFFENWFRVEVSGIENLPDDGAGLLVANHAGTLPFDGLMLSVAVHDHHPAHRDLRLLAADMVFDMPGLGPIARKAGHTMACTIDANRLLAGGELTAVFPEGYKGLGKQFRDRYKLQRFGRGGFVSAALRTGAPIIPCSIVGSEEIYPMLTDVKLLARVLGLPYFPITPLFPLAGPAGLIPLPSKWHIEFGTPIETADYDESAADDPMVTFELTDQVRETIQQTLYQLLAQRRNMFLG; encoded by the coding sequence GTGGCTGGTGAATCAAAAGCGAAAGTGATTCCGCTGCACTCGAATTCGACTCGTGCAGCGGCTGCACGTCGCGCCTCGCAGCGCGCCGATGCGGCCCGCCGGCATCCCTCTCTGCTGTCCGATTCGGGCACCAGGGCGTCGGCAGACGACATCGCCGCCGTCGTCCGCGAGATCGACGCGCGTCGCGGCGCCGCCGGGATTGGCCGCGCCGAGGGCGAACCCAACGAACTCGCGCAACGTATTTCCGCGGTCGCAGATTTTCTCCGTAAGCGACTTTCCGGGGACTACACGGTCGACGAGTTCGGCTTCGACCCGCAGTTCAACAAGGCACTCGTTATGCCTTTGCTGCGGTTCTTTTTCGAGAATTGGTTCCGGGTCGAGGTCAGCGGGATCGAGAATTTGCCCGACGACGGTGCGGGTCTGCTCGTGGCCAACCACGCCGGCACGTTGCCGTTCGACGGTCTGATGCTGTCGGTGGCCGTGCACGATCACCATCCCGCGCATCGCGACCTTCGGCTGCTTGCCGCCGACATGGTCTTCGACATGCCGGGGCTCGGGCCGATCGCCCGCAAGGCGGGCCACACCATGGCGTGCACCATCGACGCGAATCGGCTGCTGGCCGGTGGCGAACTGACGGCGGTGTTCCCCGAGGGCTACAAGGGGCTGGGCAAGCAGTTCCGGGACCGCTACAAGTTGCAGCGTTTCGGCCGTGGGGGTTTCGTCTCGGCCGCACTGCGCACCGGGGCGCCGATCATCCCGTGCTCGATCGTCGGCTCGGAGGAGATCTATCCGATGCTGACTGACGTCAAGCTGCTGGCGCGGGTCCTCGGACTGCCGTACTTCCCGATCACGCCGCTGTTCCCGCTGGCCGGGCCCGCCGGGCTCATTCCGCTTCCGTCCAAGTGGCACATCGAATTTGGCACACCGATCGAGACCGCCGACTACGACGAATCCGCGGCTGACGATCCGATGGTTACCTTCGAACTCACCGATCAGGTGCGCGAGACCATCCAGCAGACGCTGTATCAGTTGCTGGCTCAGCGCCGCAACATGTTCCTGGGCTGA